TAGAGTTTCGGCATAACTCGATGTTGAAGCAAAGATCAGGGATGAGAATAACTCGATATCTCATTATTTTCGTCGTCAAGATAAACTTTCTTTCTGTAGCTTTGGTCATGATTGACAACCTCGACCATTAGGTTTTTTGTGTCGATATGTTTAGGTAACTTGTAGCCTCGTTTTCGACCCGCGAGCGAGAGAGCAGTTAGCTGGCATTCTGAGTTAACTTTGTCATTACATTGGTCTATGTGCGCTTTAATAAAGGTGTTCCCGTTATTTTCTACAACTAATTCGTCATTTTTCACTACTATAGAAAAATCTATTTTTTGCTTGTTGGCCGGTATAACAAATATAGGACGATAGCCGAAGTTATTACTCACTTCCGATTTTTTGTTAACTTCAGGATCATAGGGCGAGGGTTCGAATCTTACAAAAAAATATTGGTCATTACTAAAGTCGCATTTGGATCCGCAAAGAGAGCGAACACCTACGTTTTTTTCTCGACCAGGCTCGACAATCATTTTGGGATGAGTAAGGGTAACTCTCCAATCATCGACGTTGTCTTCGGTATAAGGCGTTCTCACTAGCTGGTTGTCTTGGACTTCTACTTGAATAATTTTTGTTTGTATGAATTCAGGAATCGTTTTTTCATTGGATACAGTAAATACACCATTTCCATATTCATCGCTGACTAAAAGCATGGTATCAACCCCCATCGAAAACGTTGAATTAGAAAATACTAGGGCTGCTAAAGTGATGACTTTTTTCATTATTTAATTCCTACAGGTCGATTAGAAATGTTCATATACATACTCCGATTTGGTAACTGCTACCGAATCATATACGCAACAATATGCACAATCAATTTAACGACACCTGTTCGGCAGTCACTCGAATATTGATGATTGATCTACCAATAAATGGGAGGGATAATTTAATCTTTCAACAGCCTCACTCCCACTCGATGAACAAAGATAATAAATCATTAGCCACAAGGCTATCCAGAAACACTTACAAATTTATCTTGAACCGATGTTGCTCGATAAAGCCCAAAATACCGACGTTTCCTGGATCATGGCGATGGCCAAAGATGAAGTTTTTAAAGCCGTAATTGTGCATACTCGTGGCAATCAAACAAAAGCCGCGAACTTATTGGGCATTAGTCGTAGTAACTTCGCTGTAAAAATCAAAGACACAGCCTCTCAACGACAAGGTAGGTGAAGCTTCACTATTCCAATTCACTTGGTCTGCCATCACAGAGCCTAAACCTAAGTAGGATATACTCACCTACTCACCTTCGCGCTGAGCATTCATCTTCTTAACGACACGTACAACGGTTCTCGCTGAGACGCCTATCATTTTGGCTGTCTCGTTGATGCTCATCTGGTTACCCACTCTAAGCTTGTAGATTTTTTCATGCAGCTCTAGGTCAGGCTTTCTTCCTTGATACTTCCCTTCTTTCTTGGCCTTCTCGATGCCTTGTTTTTGGCGACGGCGTCTATCTTCATAATCTTTTCGAGAAATTGCAGCCAACATGTCCATCATCATGTTGTTGATGGCTTTGATCATTGAGTTCGTGAACTCATCAGAAATTTCCGGGGCCAGTGCAATGTGACTGGTCGGTAAATCTAGACTGATGACTTTCAACTCCTTCTTGTACAGCATTTCTTTTAATTTAGACCAACTTGCTTCATTTAAACGTGAGAGTCGATCAATCTGCTCAATGATGATGGCATCTCCTTTTCTAGCATCGTTGAGTAATTGAAGTAATTTAGGTCTTTGCAGTGAAGCACCGGATTCTTGCTCAACATACCAAGCAGCAACACGCATGCCTTTTTGTTCAACAAAATCGGAAAGGATTTCTTTTGCCCTTTCTGCATCCTGCTCACTTGTTGATGCTCTTAGGTAGCCAAATATGTACATAATGCCCTTTCTATGACGTTTAAGTTATGACTTTATTGGGTATGTCATTTATATTATGACATATATTGTTTTATCGCCACAAATGACTTGTGCATTTTAGGTATACCTTAATGTCACAACTGTGATAGCGGAATTATGAACGAGCCAAATTGAGAATACGGGGATGAGTTGCACCAAAAGAGACACTGGCTGAGTAATATGAGATCAATAACGAAAGTCTTGCATCAAAACCATTGTTGTACACCGAAAATACGCAGAGCAAGTACAATGGTCTCGACTTAGTACTTCTGTATGCTCGCCGTTGATGGAGCTCAACGATTACGCTGGCAGAACGTAAGAGTATAAGGAATGAATATCTAAACTGTTTGTAATTTTGGTGAGCGCTTAGTATTACAACGGCCTTGCCACTTAATTAGACAGAACTTGATTAGACAAAGCTAAAATATAAAGCAGCAATGCTAAATGAGGTAGTGTAGAGGCTAAAATTTTGAGAAATATCATTATGAACAAGGTTTAGAGATAAAAAGAGGTGCTCAAATGGGCACCTCAAACATATTTATTTTTTTACACCATCCGGTTAATTAATCGTAGTCTACAGTAAAGCTTGCTGTAGCATTTGCAATTCCTGGCTTTAAAGTGTGACCAGTAAGGACCTGATATTGAGCGGTAAAATGTAACTCATTGAGTCCCCCTGATAGAAGAGGTGTAGGTAAAGATGGAGAATCAAGATCAATTTTTGTACCATCAGAATTATTTATTCGCACCGCTAAACCTTCCGCACCTCCAGGGTTTAGTGCCAGAAGTGATGGGTCTGCTGATTCAGGCTGGCCACTGAAGGTCACCTTTGCTTTACTCGGAGCAGACTGAGGACAATTTAACTTGAGAGAAAAAGGAACCTTTGAAGATAAACCATTATTTCTACCTAAATAACCTGCATTGACATTCCCTAGATGGACATCCTGAATCTTAGAATTATTTTCTAATTGACAACTTGGGTTATGAAACTCAGCATTAATAAGTACATTAACAGCCTTATTAGGTGTATTATCCACTGGATCTACATACGCGTTCCCTACAAAAGTATAACCGCCAGGTATTATATCTCCTATTTTTATAAGTGATACTTCGGTTCCATTATGGTAGAACTTTTCTCTTGCTTTAAGTTCTATTATGTTAGGAGGATTATGATGAAAAATACCATTAGTTTTAACTGTGAATCCAATACCATCAATCTTTGATACTTGTATTTCATTACTTCCCCCCCAAGCTGAGGATTCAGATACAATATGTAATGTACATCTAGAAAACATACCAGCTGATACTAGCGGATTACTGCTCCCTGCAGGGTGTATCTGAGTTACCAGAGTCCGATCCCACGTTAACACCAATTGGTATGACTAGTTTGCCAAAATTGAAATTTTCATTCACCGTCTCGGATAAAGTACATTTTGCATTAGCTTCCCAAATTAATGTACTTAAAATAATAATTAAGAAGATTTTATATCTCATATATTTACCAGTATTTAAATGCAGCTAATTGTTATCTGCTTCACTCCAGAGGCGATGTTATTACTAGGCTTGATGGCGGTTGAAAGATTGAAAGTTGCGAGGCATTTTTGTGTATCACTACTTCCCCATTTTACTTTCAAACTACCTTTTTCTGGTACACCACTGAGGTATAGATTACCCTCATCACCGACAATACTAGTCTTTTTCGTATTTTCATTAATGGATGCGATTGCACCAAATGGAACAAAATGATCGCCATATTTCAAGGTCATAAGTACACGATTACCGACGCTAGTGTTGTATTTCGCTCGAACAACAGCACCAGCCGATGGAATAACAGTTTTGGTGTTCCCTTCCAATTCCACGTCACTTTGAAGTGACTCAGGCTCTAAACTTAAGCGCGTAGACGTGTATGGGGTTAGATAAGGTACAATTGTGTAACCACGCCAGTCGGTACGGACTCCGTTATTATTTTTTACCTTGACATTAGAAGCTTCAGGAGCCTCAATAAGTGCGACTGCGGACATTTCACCGGGAATTGAATGGCCAAATGTCAAACCTTTATCATGCAATATCATTGCACCTTTTACACCGTAGTTGAAACGGTGATGACCACCGTTGTTGCTGTAGCCAGCGTCAATCTCTCCATAAGTCCCCTTATATCTACCATTAATCGAGCTGATGTTGTTTTCATTATGGTTTACGAGACTTTGATTGAGGCTGTATGACAGATTATTGTCCTCAAGTGCTGTACCGCTTAAGACCATATTGCTATACATATTACCGTGTAAATCATTACTTAAGTTAGTGCCAATATAGGCATTCGCTTTTTTCAAAGAGAGCGGCATACTGAGGTTCACCAGTAGCTGTTGTTCGTTACTAATATCTTGATTCAAGTTATCTGTATATGTATACGTCAGATTTAAATTAATATCGTTGAAAATTGAATGGTGGTAGCCAAATGTAAAATTTCGCTCATACCCTTTTTCTTCCCAATAGTCTTGTTGATAACCAGAAAAAGAGATCGAACCCCACTTTCCATCCATAAGGCTTTGTGAATAATTTACGTTCAACCTACTACGCTTATTTTGTAACGACTAACAAATGAACCATTATTGTAATCATAGTAATCAGCGGCTTCTTTAAAAGTGAAGAATCCGTTAGTAGCATAACGTTGGCCAACTAAAGTAAACGTGGCGTTTGTCGTATCAATATGTTTTGAGTATCTAAATTGGTAAGATTGTCCGCTAAAGTGGATAGAGCTATTCTCTATATTATCTATCGATGTTATTGCTTGACTTGTATCTAAAGAGAAGGAACCAAAATCCCCCAAATTAAGGCCAACTCCGATCGAAAAACATCATTAATGCTAGATAGCTGAAAACCACCATTAACTGTAATATTATTTGACAAACCATAGGCTAAAGTTTCCTGTAAGAAAAAAGGTTCCACCCCATTATTATTTGATGTTCTATATTGGCCGATGGTAAGCCCGTATTTAAATCTATCTTCACGAAGCATGAATGGTAACTGGAGAAGGGCTGTTTAAAAGAACGGGTTGAACCATCTGATTCGGTTATAGTGACGTCAAGGTCACCACCAAATGAAGTTGGATAAAGATCATCAATAATAAAAGCCCCCGGCGGGACGTATACTTGATAAATAAGGCTACCGTTCTGTCTAATAGATACTTGAGCATTACTGTTGGCTATTCCCTTAACCGTAGGGGCAAAACCTCGTTGGTTCTCGGGGAGCATTTTTTCATCTGACATCACTTGTATGCCACGAAATTGCAAGCTTTCAAATACCTCCGATGATGTATACCTATCTCCAGCAATAAATTGACCTTTTATCGATTGAAGATCATGTTGAGCATATGTATTTATCGAATCTAGCTTTTTGTTATCATCGGTATTGTTCCAACACTATAATTGCGTAGTCGCCATCCACCGAAGTTAGCTCCAGATCGTAAATTTAAGTAACTATCTGAATAACCGTGGTTTTGTGCACCAACAAAGTTATAGTCCAGTATTAAAGAGGGGATACCGTCATCCCACAGGTCCGGAGATGTCTCGTTTCTCGAGAATTCATTTACGTAGGCCTGTGGCACCGAAACTTTAAGTATTTGACGTGAAAAATCAAAATTGGTGCTAGACATTGGAAAGTAGTGCGGCAGATCTGTAATAGTATTCTTATCTGGGACACCTATCAGTTTTGAAGAGGAGTTGACTTGAACGCCCCATTCTTTAAGCTGAGCAAGAGATATCTCAGGTGAGAGACTACCAGCTTCATCGCTAACAAAATTCATTTCCAACATACTGTCTTTAAGCTCACCGTTAATGTAAACATCAACAGTATATCTTCCTGGTAGCTGATAACCACGGGAAGAAAATAAAGAAAGATCCATAGAGTTAGTAGTTGGGCTATCAATTTCCAAAGCGTTAGGATTAAAAAATATTTCTTCAGCTACACTTTTATGACTACAAGGTATAACCATTAAAGCCACTAAAAAGTTAGATACTTTAA
The sequence above is a segment of the Vibrio campbellii CAIM 519 = NBRC 15631 = ATCC 25920 genome. Coding sequences within it:
- a CDS encoding helix-turn-helix domain-containing protein translates to MAKDEVFKAVIVHTRGNQTKAANLLGISRSNFAVKIKDTASQRQGR
- a CDS encoding fimbria/pilus outer membrane usher protein — protein: MDGKWGSISFSGYQQDYWEEKGYERNFTFGYHHSIFNDINLNLTYTYTDNLNQDISNEQQLLVNLSMPLSLKKANAYIGTNLSNDLHGNMYSNMVLSGTALEDNNLSYSLNQSLVNHNENNISSINGRYKGTYGEIDAGYSNNGGHHRFNYGVKGAMILHDKGLTFGHSIPGEMSAVALIEAPEASNVKVKNNNGVRTDWRGYTIVPYLTPYTSTRLSLEPESLQSDVELEGNTKTVIPSAGAVVRAKYNTSVGNRVLMTLKYGDHFVPFGAIASINENTKKTSIVGDEGNLYLSGVPEKGSLKVKWGSSDTQKCLATFNLSTAIKPSNNIASGVKQITISCI
- a CDS encoding FimD/PapC N-terminal domain-containing protein, which produces MFKVSNFLVALMVIPCSHKSVAEEIFFNPNALEIDSPTTNSMDLSLFSSRGYQLPGRYTVDVYINGELKDSMLEMNFVSDEAGSLSPEISLAQLKEWGVQVNSSSKLIGVPDKNTITDLPHYFPMSSTNFDFSRQILKVSVPQAYVNEFSRNETSPDLWDDGIPSLILDYNFVGAQNHGYSDSYLNLRSGANFGGWRLRNYSVGTIPMITKS
- a CDS encoding fimbria/pilus outer membrane usher protein — protein: MGDFGSFSLDTSQAITSIDNIENSSIHFSGQSYQFRYSKHIDTTNATFTLVGQRYATNGFFTFKEAADYYDYNNGSFVSRYKISVVG
- a CDS encoding recombinase family protein: MYIFGYLRASTSEQDAERAKEILSDFVEQKGMRVAAWYVEQESGASLQRPKLLQLLNDARKGDAIIIEQIDRLSRLNEASWSKLKEMLYKKELKVISLDLPTSHIALAPEISDEFTNSMIKAINNMMMDMLAAISRKDYEDRRRRQKQGIEKAKKEGKYQGRKPDLELHEKIYKLRVGNQMSINETAKMIGVSARTVVRVVKKMNAQREGE
- a CDS encoding fimbrial protein, coding for MFSRCTLHIVSESSAWGGSNEIQVSKIDGIGFTVKTNGIFHHNPPNIIELKAREKFYHNGTEVSLIKIGDIIPGGYTFVGNAYVDPVDNTPNKAVNVLINAEFHNPSCQLENNSKIQDVHLGNVNAGYLGRNNGLSSKVPFSLKLNCPQSAPSKAKVTFSGQPESADPSLLALNPGGAEGLAVRINNSDGTKIDLDSPSLPTPLLSGGLNELHFTAQYQVLTGHTLKPGIANATASFTVDYD